The window TGGGCAAAAAGTTCCTGATGCCGGGGGGATGAAAGCCGCCCCAGAGCCTGACCGCCATCAAGGGCCTGTTTCACCGACTTGACAAGGCGATCCGGATCAAAGGGCTTAAGGATATAATCCATGGCCCCGATCTTCATACATTTAACAGCCGTATCCACTTCAACATCGCCTGTAATTACAATCACAGGTATTCTTGGCCAGGTTTTGCGGATACTTTTCAATAAATAATCACCATTGATATGAGGCATATTCAAATCCAGGAGAACCAGGCCTGGAATTCTGCGCTCCATGTTCCTGATCACATCCCTTGAATCTTGAATGGCAAAAATATTGTCAAAACCTGCCATTCGCAAAGCAGCTTCTACTGCAACAAGAATATTTGGATCATCATCCACTATAAATATGGGATTATCCGGATTTGGTGAATTCAAAACGCTTATAATCTCCTTGATGCTAATATAAATCCTGGCAGGGCAATACCCCCAAAAACCGACGAGGCTCCTTCAGTCAACCGCAGATCACCTTCCGTCTTGCCATCCATTGAAAATTTTTCTATTATGGAAGAAAGCAACATAAAAATGTGTGGCGGTACACAAGGCAAAGGTCAATACCGGGGGAATAATCATCCTCTATCGAAATATTCTTATATTCATAGTCCGACGCTTTAAAACCAGAGTCAAGCAAGTCAACCTCCCTGAATTTAAGGGTTAGGCAGGCATCTTTGTTCTCTATCTTTATCCGGAAAAATTATCGCATGTCAACCGCTGTTCAAAAAACATGACAAAAAACCGAACAAAAATGTAAATTTTTACCCAGTTATTCCGATAATAACATCATGGGGGTTTCTACCGATAGATACAAGCACAACCCACACCCCAGCCCTTTTTGAGTTTCAACATTTTTTTAACGACTTAAAACGAAATGGCATATAACTTGCTGTACTTATTTTTAACAAAACTTATGACAAACACACAAATCAATTACTTATAAAAAAGGAATTAAAAAATGGACAGCAATAAAAAAATATTTGAAGTACGAAAGACTTTTGGACTCAGTGTCCTGCTTAAACTGACCCGCAAAGCCATAGACGGAATAGAGATCAGCGAAACAAACGGAAAATACCGCTCTAATCTTGACCACGATGAAATGAACCGTGCCGTGACCCGCACCATGGCTTCCCACAACATTCAGTTGAAGATCGGATAATTTTTTCCCGCATACCTTTATGAGGTATGTGGTTTGGCCCCGACTAAAGTATTATCTGTCCGGACACCGGAAAGCATTGATGTGCTTTCCGGTGTTTTGTATTTTTTGGCGCCTTCATGGAAAAATAACGCTACAAAAATAAAATATTCCATATTTGTAACTATAATCATATGCCGATTTCCTGATAAAAAGGTGGCATTCACTTCTAATTTACTTTATGACTGTCCATGAAAGTTTAGCCAGGGCACATTACTGGTATAACAGCCATAGGCGGCCCGGCCTTTCAACGTTTAAGCTCACTCCCTATACAAAAAAGGAATTTAAACCCGTTGGAGTTTTTAATTAGAAGGCCAGGTAAAAGCTATTACATGACAAACCGGTTACATATAAAATGATCAAAATAGTAATGGTAGGATTGGGTGGCGCCATGGGAGCCATGTGCCGCTATCTGGTATATGAAGGGTATATCAATGCTGTAAAAGATGAACCCCTTCCTTTAGGAACCATCACCGTCAATGTTTTAGGATGCTTTATCATTGGTTTTTTAGGTGGCCTTGCAGATGCGCGGCAAATCTTTCCCCCTGAGATAAGATTGCTTATTTTCACCGGATTTTTGGGGGGATTCACCACATTCTCCACCTTTGGTTTTGAACTGTTTTTATATATGCGCAACGGACAGATTGGCCTGGCCATTCTAAACGGGCTTATTCAGTTATGTGCGGGGCTTGTATTTGTATGGGCGGGTTTTATGCTGTCAAAAGCTTTCTAAAAATAGATAATACATTTTTGTCTCCAATTTGTCTCACCCTCTATTATCCAGCTCCTCCCCCCCCCTCAAAAAAAACCGGGCCACCCATTTTTTAGCAGGGTTGCCCGGGAAGGGAAAACGAAGAAAGTATACTGAAATATACAGGAAATGATCAGGCGGTCACAAGATCTTTGCAAATGGTTGCAATTTCAAGCTCTTCATCTGTTGGGACCACCCAGACTTCCACGGCACTGTCATGAGTAGAGATCCGGCCGGATTTACCCCTTAACCCGGCATTTAGCTCTTGATCCACTATAATACCCAGGTGTTCAAGCCCTTCCAGACATTTCTCCCGGACCTGGCTGTCATTTTCCCCGATACCGGCGGTAAAGGCAATGGCATCCAGCCGGCCAAGCACGGCATAGTAAGCACCGATATATTTTTTAATACCGTGACAAAGCATCTCAAAGGCAAGTCTGGCATTATCATCTCCCTGGCTTATGGCTTTGTGGATATCCCGCATGTCATTCATTCCGCAGATCCCCAGAAGACCGCTTTCACGGTCAAGAATGGTCTGAATTTCCGCGGCACTTTTCCCCGTACAGGAAGATAGATAAGCCGGCAGAGAAGGATCAATATCACCACACCGGGTTCCCATGATCAACCCTGACGTGGGCGTCATCCCCATGGAGGTTTCCCGGCAGATGCCGCCTTTGACAGCGGTCATGGACGAGCCATTGCCCAGGTGGCAGACAATATTGTTCAAATTGTCCAAAGGTTTTTCCATCAGATCGGCGAGTTTCCTGGTGACATAGGCGTGGGAGGTGCCATGAAACCCATATCGTCTGACTTTGAAATCTTTGTAAAAAGCTGCAGGCAAGGCGACCCGGTACACATAATCAGGCAGACTGCCTGCAAACAACGTATCAAATACAGCAACCGAAGGCACGCCGGGGAAATGAGCCATGGCCGCCTCAATACCGGCCAGGTTGGCCGGGTTATGCAAAGGCGCCAGCACAATATTCTGCCGAATTCCTTCAATGGCCTTTTCATCTACAATGCAGTTTGCCTTGAAAAATTCGCCGCCCTGGGCCACCCGATGCCCAATGGCTAAAAGCTCCTGTGCTGACCTAACAAGCGGATCATCACCCGCCATAAGAAGCTCAGCCACCTTTTCGATGGCCTGGGTGTGAGTCTCAAAGCATTCGAATATCTCACTTTTCTCACCGGGACCCGAATCAGGGTAGAGCGTGTGAGCCAGACTGCTTTGGGAACTGCCAATACGCTCCACCAACCCCGCACATATGGCCCTGGGGCCGGCCAGGTCAAACAATTTATACTTCAAGGAGGAACTTCCTGAATTAATGACAAGTACTTTCATTTTTCCACCCTTCTTTTAAATGCTTTTAATTTTGACCCGGGCGTCAGACATCCGACACCTGTAGTCTAATGATTTCTTACGATCCCAAGACCCTTGAATATCCCCATGAAGATTCAGAAGAGCTGGTTTTAAGTCCTGGGGTGATAATAGTTTTAATCGAAGCTGTTTGCCGCGTGTTGTGACTTCTGACCCGTAAGCAGGTCTTTATACGGCAAGCCCCCTGAGCCTAGTTCCTTAGGGTGGCGACCAATCGTCTGGGATTTTCAAAAAAAGCAAAGACATCCAGAACATTGCGAACCATCACATCGGCGGCCATCAAGGCCTGCAGCGCCATCCCTTCATCCCCGACCACGGCAACGCCCAATTTGGCATGCTTAAGCATCAAGGCATCGTTAACACCGTTGCCCACAGCCATTGTGGCATCCGCACCCATGCGGTTAAGCACATCCAGCTTTTTTCGATCCTGATCCTGGTTTGAAATGAGCACAACTTTAGCCTTCACCCCCTCAAGCTGGGTTCGAACTGAACCGAAAGTGTCGGCCGTCACCACATGAAAATCAAGCTGTCCGGCAAGCCGGTTCATGGCCGGCCCCACCCCGTCAAAAAGGCGGCCATCCGTTGCGATGGTGCCGTTGTAGTCAAACATCACATTTTGAATATCAACCGGACCGGTGCCTGGAATTTCAATGCGGATCATGCCTCCTCCTGACAAAACTTTAAATATATTGTTCAGTTATCTATATCTATCCGTACACCTTATAAACCGCACCAGGTGATATTATTTTCTACGTCTTCCCGTGGACTGATGACCTGGTTCGCAGGAAAATCCCAGTCAGGGTAACCCATTGCAATGGCTGCGAGCAATCGCTTATCATCGGGAATTTGAAGAATTTCTCTGATTGCGTCGGAATAGGTGATGCCCTGGTTCTCAATGCAGGTGCCAAGCCCCAAATCAACGGCAGCCAGACAGATATTTTGAATGACCAAGCCGGCATCCAGGTAGTCGCCTTCAATGGGACGAGATTTATCACCCACAAGAACGATGGCAGCAGGCGCATCAAAATACCGGAGTCCGCGAATGCTTCTTCTCTGTTCAATGGTATCCTTTAATTCCATTATTTCCTTTCCTTCTTGGCTGACTCCTATGTTTCATGTATTAAAACTTGTGGATTAATGCCAGGCAGTTTAATGTTAACTGCAATTAATATTCAATACTTTTTATGAAATTTAATGGTGTATAAAATTATATTATTATGATGAACACAAAACAAATCACCAATAGACACTCAGCGGATCAGGACCCGGCCATTCACCACTTTCAGGCCCAGGTGTATTATGAAGACACGGATCACTCCGGCGTGGTTTACCACTCCAACTATCTGAAATTTTTTGAACGGGCCAGAGAAAATATCTTCGGTGTTCAAAACCTGGTCCAGATGTGGCACGACAAACACATCGGTTTTGCCGTCTACAAAGCAGATATCGGATACCACGACGGGGCGCAATTCGGGGATCTTCTGGATATACGGACCACCTGGGAAAAACAGGGCGCATACCGGGTGGTATTTTTCCACAGTGCCTGGCGGCCGGGCCAAAATAAGCCAGCGGTGACCTGCACCCTGGAGCTTGTGTGTCTGGGGCCGGGCAAAAAACTGTTACCCATTCCTGAATTTGATTTTCTGGATCAGGAAAACTTAAACTGACAGGATTTTACAACTTTTTTACAATCGTTTTACCCCGGTTTGACACATGGTTTTTTCCAATGGGCTATCCTTGGGCCGTAAGTAAAAAACAGCCGAATAAAAAAGCGCGGTGACTTTGACTTGCACTTTAAAACCCATACCTCACAAAAAGGAGAACGCCATGACAACCAGGATAACCCAAGCTATCTTAATTTTTACTCTTTTCATTTTTTCGGGCACCCAAGCCATGGCAGCCCAAGGCAGCATTCTCTGCCGGGTGGAAACCGACAGGTCCATACTGCCGGCTGATGCTCCCCAGAACGTAATTTTAAAAATCACCCTGGATGCCCCGAAGCTGCCCGAAAACACCAATCGTCCCCGGGTGAATATTGCCCTGGTCATGGACCGGTCAGGCTCCATGGGCGGCACTAAAATTGAGATGGCCAAGGCGGCAGCCATGGAAGCCCTGGCCCGGCTGGGCAAGAATGATCTGTTTTCCCTTGTCACCTATGATACGGATGTCACCACCCTGATCCCGGCTCAGAACGTAAGGGAAACAGCCGCCATCATTGGCGCCATAAAAAGAATTGAGGCCGGCGGAAACACAGCCCTTTTCGGCGGTGTAAGCCAGGGTGCCGCAGAAATCAGAAAAAACATTGAAGACGATTATGTCCACCGGATAGTGCTTTTGTCCGATGGACTGGCCAATGTCGGTCCGAGCAACCCCGCGGATCTGGGGCGTCTTGGCGCTGGCCTGTTCAAGGAAAACATTTCGGTCACCACTGTGGGCGTGGGCACGGACTACAATGAGGATCTCATGGCCCGGCTGGCCCAGAAAAGTGACGGCAACACCTACTTTGCCCAGTCCGGCAGGGATCTTCCCCGGATATTTGCAGCGGAATTGGGCAATGTGCTCAATGTGGTGGCCAAGCAGGTGGTGGTGACCATTACCCTGCCTTCGGGCATTGAACCTGTGGAGATCATCGGCAGGGAAGGTCGAATCCGGAACAACCGCATTGAACTGGCCATGAACCAGCTTTACGGGGGCCAGGAAAAATTCGCCCTGGTGGAAGTACGCATGAAAGGATACAAAGACGGCAGTTCAATTGAAATTGCAAAAGCCGATGTCTCTTATCAGGATCCTTTTTCCATGAAAAACCTGAATACCCAGGCAAGGGCCACAGCCCGCTTCAGTCGAGACCAGACCAAGGTCACAGCGTCCACCAATGCCCAGGTGATCAAGGATTATCAGCTCAACCTCAATGCTCTGGCCCAGGAAAAAGCCATTGAACTGTCCGACCAGGGAAAAAACAAAGAGGCTGTCCAGGAATTGAGACGATCTGCGGCTGCACTTTCAGGCTTTGCCGGCAAGTATGATGACAAAGACGCACTTGAAGAAGCCCGGGAGACCGAAGCCCAGGCAGATATGCTTGAAGTTCAGGGCATGAGCAAAAAAAGCAGAAAAGAGCTTCGGACCAAATCTTACCAGATGAAAAACCAGCAGATTCAAAAATAGGCCTTGATGACCAGTCGGCGCTCAATCATTATATTCTGGACCCTGCTTATAGTCCCTGCACTGGTGCTGGCAGGGTCTGCCTTTCGCCACCTCAGCCTTGAACAGGATCGGATACGCATGGCCGGAATCACTGCCCTTGAAGACCAGGCCCGGCTGGTCACCGAAAATATAGACCGGACAATGGACGCCATCCAGATCAATCTGACCCGGTCCCTGCTTGATATCCATGCAAAAGACTTACCCTCCCATATTCTTGGAGAACGTCTTTTAGCATGGGAAGCAGTCAATCCCCTGGTGCGCAATGTGTTTATTTTCAATCCCCAAAAAGGCCTGCTGTATCCCCGGCGATCCCGGGCAGCCACTGGGGAGGAAAGGCAGTTTATCAACCGGTTCACCCCGCTTATGACCGGTAAAATTCCCTTTAATTTTAATCACCCGGCCGATGCGGAAAATAAAACGGCTGCCACAAAAACAACCCGGTCCGGCAGCCTTTACACGCTGTCCAAGCAATCCGTTCCCCCGATACCAATGAAAAAATACACAGAGGCGGGTACTGCAGCCCAGCCCCTGGGCCACTCCGGCTGGATACCCTGGTTTAGCGACAACCAGCTTTATGTACTGGGATGGGTACAGCCAGAGCAAAAAGGTCTGATCTATGGGGTTGAGCTGGAGATGATGGCGCTTTTATCCCGGCTGATAACCACCATTCCCCTGAACAGCCGTCCCGGCACAGCTCTTATGGTCATGGACGGCAACGGCGCCATCATTCACCACACAGGCCCCCTGAAATTTGACCATACACCCAGCACAAAGGAGGCAGTAATCAGAATGGATATATCCCCACGCCTGCCCCACTGGTCTGTGTGCGTGTTCATGGATGATTCAGTCCTGTCAGGACGTAACACCTTTCTGGTTCTTGCCCTAATTCTTGTGGGTATTCTGGTGACAGCAATTATATCCGCAGGTATCTTGATCACCCGATTGACCCTGGCCCAGATCAGAGATGCCAGACAGAAAACATCCTTTGTGGCAGCAGTATCCCATGAGTTGAAAACCCCTTTGACCAGTATTCGCATGTATGCGGAGCTGCTGTTATCAAAACGGGTTTCTGATCCTGAAAAACAGCACTCATATCTTGATGTGATGGTGGCGGAAAGCCAAAGGCTTACCCGGCTGATCAATAATATTCTTGATTTCGGAAAAATTGAGCAGGGTCAAAAAAACTACCAAATCAGTGAGTTTGACATGGGTGAATTTCTATACGAATGCATTGCCACAAATGAAATCCGGTTAAAAAAGGCTGGATTTGAGCTTATCTTACAAATTCCAGACCAGGCATTTCCTGTAAAAACAGACAGGGATGCCATGGCCCAGGTATTTCTTAACCTCATGGACAATGCCATCAAATACGCAGGATCAGGCCAATTCCTGAAAATCATTATGGACAGGTCATCCCAGAATATTCAGATAAAATTCCAGGATGACGGCCCGGGCATCCCCCCGGCTCTAAGGGAAAAGATATTTGACAAATTTTTCAGGGCTGACAATTCATTAACCACATCAAAGCCGGGGTCGGGATTAGGCTTGAGCATCACCCGGCACATGCTTCGGGATTTAGGCGGCGATATCGTCATGGACACAAATCTTTCCCGGGGTGCAGGCTTTAAAATAAGGATACCCATCCATGAATAATACAACCATACTTGTGGCCGAAGACGACCCCAATATCCGCACCGGCCTGATCGACACCCTGGAAAGCGAAGGCTATCAGGTCATCGAAGCAGGTGACGGCAATGAAGCCCTTTCCTCCTTTGAACAACAAAAACCGGATCTGGTGCTTTTGGACGTGATGATGCCAGGAAAAAGCGGTTATGATGTGTGCCGGGCCATTCGGACAAAAGATGTTCGGGTGCCGATAATCATGCTCACAGCCAAAGGAGAAGAGATCGACAAGGTGGTGGGCCTGAAACTTGGCGCAGACGATTACATCACCAAACCCTTCGGGATTCATGAACTTCTGGCAAGAATTGATGCGGTTCTCCGCCGGTCCCAGTTGGCAGGAGTCCCGGCACAGAAAAGCAAGGAACTCTTTTCATTTTCAGGCTTTACGGTGGACCCCAAACGATTCAAACTCACAGGCCCCGACAAAAGTTTCGATTTATCAAAAAAAGAGATAGATCTGCTGAAGCTTTTTACCGAACATCCCGGTGAAGTGCTCGACAGAGACACCATTTTGAACCGGATCTGGGGTGTGGGATATGGCGGTACCACCCGGACCCTTGATCAACACATTGCAATCTTAAGAAAAAAAGTTGAAAAAAAACCGGCTGAACCCAAAATCATCACAACCGTTCACGGGATTGGGTACCGGTTTAAACTACATAAGTAGCTAAACGGACTCTTTCTCCAGAACACTCAATCCCACGATTTTATGACCTGGATGCCGTCCTTGTTCAGGGTCTGAAATATGACGGATTTCCACTTTGTACACCTCCAAAGAAAGGCCGGCACCCTGGCGAAGAGTAACTGAAAAGACCTGCCCCTCTTGGATGTATTCCAGTACCTTGGAATCCTGTCTTGCCAGGATACCTAAACCTGTGCCACTCCAATCCCTTAAAGGAAACTGATAGACAATCACACAACCTGGGAACGTAAATTCAACGCTGGCACCGTCGGCAACCGCTGTCCTCACCTGTGCACGGAGGTCTTCGTTTCCTGAATAATTCTCATTTTCCATAATCAGCCTGATTGTTAAATAAAAGTATGGATTATATGTAAGCCATTTCACCCATTCAAATCAACCCTTTGTTACCCTGCTCCGCAATTTCCGGTTAAAATATTTAATTTTTTATAAATTTTTGTAAAATATTAATTTTTTTTATGAATTTCTGATTAAATATGCAATTTTTCTATGACAATATTGACATGGCTATAGCCAAAGCCTTATACACTGGAAATTATGAACAAAATCCGCTCAAGGAAATACTGCAAGGAATGCAGCAAACCCAGCGGAACTGATTTATGTACCAGTAGTATTTTAACAGCATCTAGGAGGTGCCCGTGAAAAAACAACAGACGTTGCCTGGAATGCAACATGAAAATTTAGGAGTAACCAGGCGGTGCTTCCTGAAAACCGTTGCCGGTGCAGCAGCCGGCATTGGTGCATCCCAGGTGGTGAACCCGGCGCTGGTTAAGGCCCTTGAAAAAGGACTGACACGACATCCGGTGCTCTGGATTCAGGGACAGGGATGTACAGGTTGTTCGGTCAGTCTGCTCAACAGCGTTGATCCCCCCATAGCAGATGTGCTTTTAAAAGTTATCAGCCTGCAATACCACCCCACAGTAATGGCCAGCGAAGGCGAGACGGCCCTGGAAAACCTGTTCGGTATTGCCAAGGAATACCAGGGAAAATTTTCCATCGTCGTGGAGGGAGCCATTCCGACAGCAGCAGATGGCAAGTACTGTGTTGTCGGCGAATACGGACGCACAGAGTACACCATGGTTGACCTGATCAAAAAAGTAGCTCCCATGGCCGGTTCCTGCATTGCCGTGGGCACCTGTGCCGCATACGGCGGTATTCCTGCAGCCAAGGGCAATGTCACCGGTGCCACCGGCTGCACAGATTTTTTCGCGGACAACGGCATTCAAACCCCGCTTATCAATATCCCGGGTTGCCCGCCCCATCCGGACTGGATTGTCCTGTCCATCGTACATCTGCTGGAAAATGGCATTCCCGATCTGGATGACCAGGGCCGGCCCATGCTCTTCTTTGGAGAAAATATCCATGACAACTGCCCCAGACTGGAAATGTATGAGGCAGACGAACTTTCAAAAATTCTGTCGGACCCCAAAGGGTGCCGCATGGACCTGGGGTGCAAGGGACCGTCCACGTATGCGGACTGTTACAAGAGAAAATGGAACAGCGGCTTGAACTGGTGTGTGGATAACGCTGTCTGTATCGGTTGTGTTGAACCCGGTTTCCCGGATGAGTCATCACCCTTTTACGAACCCGCATGATTTACCGAAACAGATACACACTGAGGAGAAATATTTATGTCAGGCTGCAAGCCGGCTTCCGACCCTGTCGGGAGCACTAAAAAACTTAAAATAAGCATTGATCCGGTCACAAGGATCGAAGGCCACCTGAAAGCCGAGGTAGAAGTCAAAAACGGGGTTGTTGTGGACGCCCGCATGTCAGGCGGCATGTATCGCGGATTTGAACAGATCCTTGTGGGCCGAGATCCCCGGGATGCGGTACAGATCACCCAGAGAATCTGCGGCGTATGCCCCACAGCCCATGCCACGGCCTCGTCCCTTGCCCTGGACGATGCTTTTGGCGTAACACTCACGGACAACGGACGAATCGCCAGAAACCTGATCCTGGGTGCCAACTTCATCCAATCCCATATCCTGCATTTCTACCACCTGGCTGCACTGGATTATGTCAACGGCCCGAACACAGCGCCTTTTATCCCCAGATATAAAAACAATGATATCCGGATACCCAAGGAGATCAATGACGCAGCCGTTGCCCAGTACCTTGAAGCCCTTGAAATGCGTAAAATCTGCCATGAAATGGTGGCCCTTCTGGGCGGCAAAATGCCCCATGTTCAAGGTATTGTCGTGGGCGGAACAACGGAAATCCCCACCAGGGAAGCCCTGAATGCCTATGCGGAGCGGTTCAAAAAAGTTAAAAAATTCGTCATGGAAAAATATATTCCGGTGGTTTACACCCTGGCAGGACCTTACGGTGATCTGCTCAAGACCGGTGTGGGCCATAAAAACCTGGTCTCCTGGGGCGTTTTCCCCATGGACAGCAAAGGCACAACCCTACTGAAACCGGGTGTTTACACCGACGGAAAAGATTATAAAGTGGATCCCGCCCAAATCAAGGAATATGTCAAATACTCCTGGTTTGAACAGAGCACCACCGGTCTGAATCCCACCAGGGGCCAGACCCGACCGGAACCGGGCAAGGCTGGCGCATACTCATTTATCAAGGCGCCCAGGTACAATGACAAACCCCATGAAGGCGGTCCTTTGGCCAGAATGTGGGCCACCAATCCGGAACTGTCCAAAACCGGCCAGCAAGCCCTGGGCGTAAAAAAACTGCGCGATATCGGCGATGCCTGTTTCTCAATTCTGGGGCGTCACGTGGCAAGGGCAGAAGAGACTGCTCTGGTTGCCGGAGCGGTTGAAATATGGCTTGCCCAGGCCACCCCGGGCAAGGAGACCTTTGTCCCGGCGGATATCCCCGAAAACGCAGAAGGCCTTGGTATGACAGAAGCGCCCCGGGGCGCGCTTCTCCACTATGTGGACATCAAGGACTCCGTGATATCCAATTACCAGATCACCTCCGCCACGATCTGGAACGCCAATCCCAGGGACGATATGGACCAGAGAGGGCCCATTGAAGAAGCTTTGATCGGCGTACCCGTACCCGATGTTGACAATCCGGTAAATATCGGGCGCCTGATACGCGCCTATGACCCCTGACTGGGTTGCGCCGTCCACGTGCTGGACGCAGACACAGGCAAAGAAATAAAAGTGGAAGTTCCCCTGTGATGGGAAACCCCATTTCCTGATCCAACTATAAAAACAACAGGGTGGCGCTTTACGGCCCCCTGTTGTATCAATCTTCAATTACGCAGCACATCGAAAAACAAGATCGGCAATCAGACAATGAAAAAATTACTGGTGCTTGGTGTGGGAAATATTCTCATGCAGGACGAAGGCTTTGGCGTCCACGCCATCAATGCATTTTGGGAGGAAAAAGAGGACTGGAAAGACGCAGACGTGGATTTCATAGACGGCGGTACCTTTACCCAGGACATCTTTTACCTGTTTGAAGCGTATGAAAACGTTCTGGTACTGGATATTGTCAGAGCCAATCAGCCCCCCGGCACAATTTTCACGCGGGAAGAACACCAGCTGCGAAAAGACAAGAAGCAGATGCTCTCTTTGCACGACATTGATCTTTTGGACTCCTTAGGTATGGCTCAGATGCGTGGCCACAGGCCATATCTGAGGGTCGTGGGCATTGAACCGGCCATCATTGACTGGGGAACACAACTTACACCGCCTCTTGCTGCCGCATTTCCTGATTATTTAAAAATAGTTCGACAACAGATTATAAAGCTCCTTGGAGCATCCGACAAAGACTGATGCCCCAAAAAACCGGGGTCGGAAAATCATTATTTTTGAATTCGACCCCGATGGTACTGTCATTCTATTAGCGGTTCGTCTGATGCACAGATGAACAGGCTTTCATCAACTGGGAAACATGTCGTCTGCAATATCCACAGCCACGGAGCATGTGCCAAGCAGTGCTGCAAACCGTCCCATGGTAACGGGCAGTACGGTCTGGGCATAGAACTCAAGACTCTTGATCACGCCCTGGTAAAAAGAAATATCTTTCTTTTTGGCCTTTTCAAGCTTTGTGGCCGCAGTCACACTGCGCCACAGCAGCATCCATGCAAAAATGGTGTCGCCCACAGCATCCTGGAACGGATGGGCATTGGCAAAGGCGGCAAGAACGTTGGGGCTCATGGCGGTGGTTCCCATGTGAATGGCCACCTCGGCTAATTTGTTTACCACCTCTTCCACCTTAGTCGCTGTTTTTTCAAGTATGGCAATATCCTTAGCTAAAGCAATTGTTGCCTGCATTTCACCAAACAGATCCATGATTGGCTTGCCCTTTTTCATGCCAAGTTTACGCCCTAGAAGATCCATGGCCTGAATGCCGTTGGTCCCTTCATAGATCATGGTGATTCTGACATCACGAAGCAACTGGGCCATGGGATACTCCTCGATAAATCCATAACCACCGTAAACCTGCATACCCTGGGAGCAGACCTCAAAGGCCCGGTCCGTGACATACCCCTTGGCAATGGGGGTGAGCACTTCAACAAATCCCTGGTACCTGGC is drawn from uncultured Desulfobacter sp. and contains these coding sequences:
- a CDS encoding VWA domain-containing protein, with the protein product MTTRITQAILIFTLFIFSGTQAMAAQGSILCRVETDRSILPADAPQNVILKITLDAPKLPENTNRPRVNIALVMDRSGSMGGTKIEMAKAAAMEALARLGKNDLFSLVTYDTDVTTLIPAQNVRETAAIIGAIKRIEAGGNTALFGGVSQGAAEIRKNIEDDYVHRIVLLSDGLANVGPSNPADLGRLGAGLFKENISVTTVGVGTDYNEDLMARLAQKSDGNTYFAQSGRDLPRIFAAELGNVLNVVAKQVVVTITLPSGIEPVEIIGREGRIRNNRIELAMNQLYGGQEKFALVEVRMKGYKDGSSIEIAKADVSYQDPFSMKNLNTQARATARFSRDQTKVTASTNAQVIKDYQLNLNALAQEKAIELSDQGKNKEAVQELRRSAAALSGFAGKYDDKDALEEARETEAQADMLEVQGMSKKSRKELRTKSYQMKNQQIQK
- a CDS encoding YbgC/FadM family acyl-CoA thioesterase, with protein sequence MMNTKQITNRHSADQDPAIHHFQAQVYYEDTDHSGVVYHSNYLKFFERARENIFGVQNLVQMWHDKHIGFAVYKADIGYHDGAQFGDLLDIRTTWEKQGAYRVVFFHSAWRPGQNKPAVTCTLELVCLGPGKKLLPIPEFDFLDQENLN
- a CDS encoding acetate kinase, yielding MKVLVINSGSSSLKYKLFDLAGPRAICAGLVERIGSSQSSLAHTLYPDSGPGEKSEIFECFETHTQAIEKVAELLMAGDDPLVRSAQELLAIGHRVAQGGEFFKANCIVDEKAIEGIRQNIVLAPLHNPANLAGIEAAMAHFPGVPSVAVFDTLFAGSLPDYVYRVALPAAFYKDFKVRRYGFHGTSHAYVTRKLADLMEKPLDNLNNIVCHLGNGSSMTAVKGGICRETSMGMTPTSGLIMGTRCGDIDPSLPAYLSSCTGKSAAEIQTILDRESGLLGICGMNDMRDIHKAISQGDDNARLAFEMLCHGIKKYIGAYYAVLGRLDAIAFTAGIGENDSQVREKCLEGLEHLGIIVDQELNAGLRGKSGRISTHDSAVEVWVVPTDEELEIATICKDLVTA
- a CDS encoding HAMP domain-containing sensor histidine kinase; its protein translation is MTSRRSIIIFWTLLIVPALVLAGSAFRHLSLEQDRIRMAGITALEDQARLVTENIDRTMDAIQINLTRSLLDIHAKDLPSHILGERLLAWEAVNPLVRNVFIFNPQKGLLYPRRSRAATGEERQFINRFTPLMTGKIPFNFNHPADAENKTAATKTTRSGSLYTLSKQSVPPIPMKKYTEAGTAAQPLGHSGWIPWFSDNQLYVLGWVQPEQKGLIYGVELEMMALLSRLITTIPLNSRPGTALMVMDGNGAIIHHTGPLKFDHTPSTKEAVIRMDISPRLPHWSVCVFMDDSVLSGRNTFLVLALILVGILVTAIISAGILITRLTLAQIRDARQKTSFVAAVSHELKTPLTSIRMYAELLLSKRVSDPEKQHSYLDVMVAESQRLTRLINNILDFGKIEQGQKNYQISEFDMGEFLYECIATNEIRLKKAGFELILQIPDQAFPVKTDRDAMAQVFLNLMDNAIKYAGSGQFLKIIMDRSSQNIQIKFQDDGPGIPPALREKIFDKFFRADNSLTTSKPGSGLGLSITRHMLRDLGGDIVMDTNLSRGAGFKIRIPIHE
- a CDS encoding ATPase P encodes the protein MIRIEIPGTGPVDIQNVMFDYNGTIATDGRLFDGVGPAMNRLAGQLDFHVVTADTFGSVRTQLEGVKAKVVLISNQDQDRKKLDVLNRMGADATMAVGNGVNDALMLKHAKLGVAVVGDEGMALQALMAADVMVRNVLDVFAFFENPRRLVATLRN
- a CDS encoding nitroreductase family protein; its protein translation is MELKDTIEQRRSIRGLRYFDAPAAIVLVGDKSRPIEGDYLDAGLVIQNICLAAVDLGLGTCIENQGITYSDAIREILQIPDDKRLLAAIAMGYPDWDFPANQVISPREDVENNITWCGL
- a CDS encoding response regulator transcription factor, producing the protein MNNTTILVAEDDPNIRTGLIDTLESEGYQVIEAGDGNEALSSFEQQKPDLVLLDVMMPGKSGYDVCRAIRTKDVRVPIIMLTAKGEEIDKVVGLKLGADDYITKPFGIHELLARIDAVLRRSQLAGVPAQKSKELFSFSGFTVDPKRFKLTGPDKSFDLSKKEIDLLKLFTEHPGEVLDRDTILNRIWGVGYGGTTRTLDQHIAILRKKVEKKPAEPKIITTVHGIGYRFKLHK
- the crcB gene encoding fluoride efflux transporter CrcB, with product MIKIVMVGLGGAMGAMCRYLVYEGYINAVKDEPLPLGTITVNVLGCFIIGFLGGLADARQIFPPEIRLLIFTGFLGGFTTFSTFGFELFLYMRNGQIGLAILNGLIQLCAGLVFVWAGFMLSKAF